In Scatophagus argus isolate fScaArg1 chromosome 7, fScaArg1.pri, whole genome shotgun sequence, a genomic segment contains:
- the dapk2b gene encoding death-associated protein kinase 2 isoform X2 produces the protein MKTPGMAVFKQQNVEDFYEIGEVLGSGQFAIVKRCKEKSTGTEYAAKFIKKRQSRASRRGVRREEIEREVHILQQIQHPNIISLHDVYENRTDVVLILELVSGGELFDFLAQKESLSEEEATQFIKQILDGVQYLHSKGITHFDLKPENIMLLDRNVPLPRIKLIDFGLAHKIEAGTDFKNIFGTPEFVAPEIVNYEPLGLEADMWSIGVITYILLSGASPFLGDTKQETLGNISAMNYDFDEEFFSNTSELAKSFIRQLLEKDRRKRMTIQEALNHHWIKPLNPRQAMVKRLSVVNLENFRRQYARRRWKLSFRIVALCNHLTRIMKKGQKLPEQDGRDCESDQEEEILKRRPRTRKRSSTS, from the exons TGGGCAGTTTGCAATTGTCAAACGATGTAAAGAGAAGAGTACCGGCACCGAATACGCAGCCAAGTTCATCAAGAAGCGTCAGAGTCGGGCCAGCAGACGTGGTGTAAGGAGAGAGGAGATTGAGAGGGAAGTGCACATCCTGCAGCAGATCCAGCACCCCAACATCATATCTCTACATGATGTATACGAGAACCGCACAGATGTGGTGCTCATCCTCGAGCT ggTGTCTGGAGGAGAGCTTTTTGATTTCTTGGCGCAAAAGGAGTCTCTCAGTGAAGAGGAGGCCACTCAGTTTATCAAACAAATCCTCGATGGAGTCCAGTACCTTCACTCCAAGGGGATCACACATTTTGATCTGAAg CCTGAAAATATAATGCTGTTGGACAGGAATGTTCCTCTACCTCGCATCAAACTCATAGACTTTGGACTGGCACACAAAATAGAAGCTGGGACtgatttcaaaaacatttttgggaCCCCTGAATTTGTTG CTCCAGAGATAGTCAACTATGAGCCACTGGGATTGGAGGCAGACATGTG GAGCATTGGAGTCATCACATATATACT tttgagCGGCGCGTCGCCTTTCCTCGGTGACACGAAGCAGGAAACGCTGGGAAACATCTCGGCGATGAACTACGACTTCGACGAGGAGTTCTTTAGCAACACGAGCGAGCTGGCCAAGAGTTTCATCAGACAGCTCTTGGAGAAGGACAGGAG AAAACGAATGACAATACAAGAAGCCCTCAATCATCATTGGATTAAG CCTCTGAACCCCAGACAGGCCATGGTGAAGAGGTTGTCAGTGGTCAACTTGGAAAACTTTAGGAGACAGTACGCCAGACGCAGGTGGAAG CTGTCATTCAGAATTGTTGCCCTGTGCAACCACTTAACACGGATCATGAAGAAGGGCCAAAAGCTGCCTGAGCAGGACGGG AGGGATTGTGAAAGTgaccaagaagaagaaattctGAAGAGGAGGCCGAGGAccagaaagagaagcagcacTTCCTGA
- the dapk2b gene encoding death-associated protein kinase 3 isoform X1: MKTPGMAVFKQQNVEDFYEIGEVLGSGQFAIVKRCKEKSTGTEYAAKFIKKRQSRASRRGVRREEIEREVHILQQIQHPNIISLHDVYENRTDVVLILELVSGGELFDFLAQKESLSEEEATQFIKQILDGVQYLHSKGITHFDLKPENIMLLDRNVPLPRIKLIDFGLAHKIEAGTDFKNIFGTPEFVAPEIVNYEPLGLEADMWSIGVITYILLSGASPFLGDTKQETLGNISAMNYDFDEEFFSNTSELAKSFIRQLLEKDRRKRMTIQEALNHHWIKSCGPTEENNTAPEVEKKAEQLKTKRLKEYTIQSHSSMPQNNTYANFERFAHVVEDVSLMETGLSEVAGAHHTLQGDIEALLSIYNDKEAWYKEESETARKQLSQVRYEFRKVEATRRQLQEDMKAIDASLESISGKYNQRQSQLDALRQELNSELQWLQEVMTSLHPEGANGSVLSSSLNTDVKQALMELLHRSCRRELCPEAKQPLTESG, translated from the exons TGGGCAGTTTGCAATTGTCAAACGATGTAAAGAGAAGAGTACCGGCACCGAATACGCAGCCAAGTTCATCAAGAAGCGTCAGAGTCGGGCCAGCAGACGTGGTGTAAGGAGAGAGGAGATTGAGAGGGAAGTGCACATCCTGCAGCAGATCCAGCACCCCAACATCATATCTCTACATGATGTATACGAGAACCGCACAGATGTGGTGCTCATCCTCGAGCT ggTGTCTGGAGGAGAGCTTTTTGATTTCTTGGCGCAAAAGGAGTCTCTCAGTGAAGAGGAGGCCACTCAGTTTATCAAACAAATCCTCGATGGAGTCCAGTACCTTCACTCCAAGGGGATCACACATTTTGATCTGAAg CCTGAAAATATAATGCTGTTGGACAGGAATGTTCCTCTACCTCGCATCAAACTCATAGACTTTGGACTGGCACACAAAATAGAAGCTGGGACtgatttcaaaaacatttttgggaCCCCTGAATTTGTTG CTCCAGAGATAGTCAACTATGAGCCACTGGGATTGGAGGCAGACATGTG GAGCATTGGAGTCATCACATATATACT tttgagCGGCGCGTCGCCTTTCCTCGGTGACACGAAGCAGGAAACGCTGGGAAACATCTCGGCGATGAACTACGACTTCGACGAGGAGTTCTTTAGCAACACGAGCGAGCTGGCCAAGAGTTTCATCAGACAGCTCTTGGAGAAGGACAGGAG AAAACGAATGACAATACAAGAAGCCCTCAATCATCATTGGATTAAG TCCTGTGGCCCCACAGAAGAGAATAACACTGCCCCTGAGGTGGAGAAGAAAGCGGAGCAGCTGAAGACAAAGCGTCTAAAGGAGTACACCATCCAGTCCCACTCCAGCATGCCACAGAATAACACCTATGCCAACTTTGAACGTTTTGCCCACGTGGTGGAGGACGTCAGTCTGATGGAGACGGGACTGTCGGAGGTGGCAGGAGCCCACCACACTCTGCAGGGTGATATCGAAGCACTGCTCTCCATCTACAATGACAAGGAGGCCTGGTACAAGGAGGAGAGCGAGACTGCAAGGAAACAGCTGTCCCAGGTTCGCTACGAGTTCCGCAAAGTGGAGGCCACGAGGAGACAGCTGCAGGAGGACATGAAGGCTATAGATGCCAGTCTGGAGAGCATCAGTGGGAAGTACAACCAGAGGCAGAGTCAGCTGGACGCTCTGAGGCAGGAGCTAAACTCCGAGCTGCAGTGGCTGCAGGAAGTGATGACCTCTCTGCACCCGGAAGGAGCCAACGGCAGTGTCCTCAGCAGCAGTCTGAATACGGACGTGAAGCAGGCGCTGATGGAGCTGCTGCATCGGTCCTGCAGGAGGGAGTTGTGTCCCGAGGCCAAACAGCCGCTCACAGAGTCTGGCTGA